From the genome of Solidesulfovibrio carbinolicus, one region includes:
- the ligA gene encoding NAD-dependent DNA ligase LigA, whose protein sequence is MSTIDPAVRLRELRDLIHEYDYRYYVLDDPTVEDAAYDALYRELKALEEAHPELADPNSPTRRVGGAVLDGFASRPHRLRMYSLDNAMVEEEWRDFVTRAANKLERDGVAFDAPTFWVDPKFDGLALEIIYENGVYAGALTRGDGEVGEDVTENVRTVRNVPLDLRPHAARAGLPVPRLLEVRGEVVMTRQDFYELNERQREQGGKVFANPRNAAAGSVRQLDSRISATRPLTFFTYAVGSQDWGDGLAGPGWATHGAVMAGLKALGLPLAGQGKVVAADEVYPYFEAMGRQRQELPFEIDGVVVKVDSLALQEALGFTDRAPRFAVALKFPAHEAETVLKHIDVQVGRTGVLTPVAILEPVSLAGVTVARATLHNEDEIKAKDLRPGDTVVVRRAGDVIPEVVRVVEDKRPAEAAPYDFPHVCPSCGSDAVRGEGEAAWRCVNLACPAMLRRGISYFVSKSGLDIEGLGAKWVSALIDKGMVKSPADLFDLTEADLLPLERMAEKSAANFVAAVAAARQSASLVRLIAALGIRQVGTRTARTLAGHFHDLDALGAATAEELTALPDIGPEVAGSIREFFANEANRELLARFKGIGLWPVGEAKPDRPAVQTALTGKRFLFTGALPDLTREAAQKLVEAAGGVVVGSVSKKLDYLVAGADPGSKLAKAQALGITILSPEAFAALLGGLTRETATRKSLLDV, encoded by the coding sequence GTGAGCACCATTGATCCCGCCGTGCGTCTGCGCGAACTGCGCGACCTGATCCACGAATACGACTACCGCTACTACGTCCTGGACGACCCCACGGTGGAGGACGCGGCCTACGACGCCCTGTATAGGGAACTGAAGGCGTTGGAAGAAGCCCATCCCGAGCTGGCGGATCCCAATTCGCCCACGCGCCGGGTGGGCGGGGCGGTGCTGGACGGCTTCGCCTCCCGGCCCCATCGGCTGCGCATGTACAGCCTGGACAATGCCATGGTGGAGGAGGAATGGCGGGACTTCGTGACCCGGGCGGCCAACAAGCTGGAGCGCGACGGCGTGGCCTTCGACGCCCCGACGTTTTGGGTTGATCCCAAGTTTGACGGGCTGGCCCTGGAGATCATTTACGAAAACGGCGTCTATGCCGGGGCGCTCACACGCGGCGACGGCGAGGTGGGCGAGGATGTGACGGAAAACGTGCGCACGGTGCGCAACGTCCCCCTGGACCTGCGTCCCCATGCCGCTCGGGCCGGGCTGCCCGTGCCGCGCTTGCTGGAGGTGCGCGGCGAGGTGGTCATGACCCGGCAGGATTTCTACGAACTCAACGAACGCCAGCGGGAGCAGGGGGGCAAGGTCTTTGCCAATCCCCGCAACGCCGCCGCCGGCTCGGTGCGCCAGCTTGATTCGCGCATCTCGGCCACCCGGCCCCTGACGTTTTTCACCTACGCCGTGGGCAGCCAGGACTGGGGCGACGGTCTGGCCGGACCGGGCTGGGCCACACACGGCGCGGTCATGGCCGGACTTAAGGCCCTGGGCCTGCCCTTGGCCGGCCAGGGCAAGGTGGTGGCGGCCGACGAGGTCTATCCCTATTTCGAGGCCATGGGCCGACAGCGCCAGGAGTTGCCCTTCGAGATCGACGGGGTGGTGGTCAAGGTGGACAGCCTGGCCTTGCAGGAGGCCTTGGGCTTTACCGACCGCGCTCCGCGCTTTGCCGTGGCGCTCAAATTTCCGGCCCACGAGGCCGAGACCGTGCTCAAACATATTGACGTTCAGGTGGGCCGCACCGGCGTGCTGACGCCTGTCGCCATCCTGGAGCCGGTCAGTCTGGCCGGGGTGACGGTGGCCCGGGCCACGCTGCACAACGAGGACGAGATCAAGGCCAAGGACCTGCGGCCGGGCGATACGGTGGTGGTGCGCCGGGCCGGCGACGTCATCCCGGAAGTGGTGCGGGTGGTGGAGGACAAGCGTCCGGCCGAGGCCGCGCCTTACGACTTCCCCCATGTCTGCCCGTCGTGCGGATCGGACGCCGTTCGGGGCGAGGGCGAGGCGGCCTGGCGCTGCGTCAACCTGGCTTGCCCGGCCATGCTGCGCCGGGGCATCAGCTATTTCGTGTCCAAGTCCGGCCTGGACATCGAGGGCCTGGGGGCCAAGTGGGTGTCGGCGCTCATCGACAAGGGCATGGTCAAAAGCCCGGCCGATCTGTTCGACCTGACCGAGGCGGACCTGCTCCCCTTAGAGCGCATGGCCGAGAAGTCGGCCGCCAATTTCGTGGCCGCCGTGGCCGCAGCCAGGCAATCGGCCAGCCTGGTCAGGCTCATCGCGGCCCTGGGCATCCGGCAGGTGGGCACGCGCACGGCCCGGACCCTGGCCGGGCATTTCCACGACCTGGACGCCCTGGGCGCGGCCACGGCCGAGGAACTCACGGCCCTGCCCGACATCGGCCCGGAAGTGGCCGGCTCCATTCGGGAATTTTTTGCCAACGAAGCCAACCGGGAACTGCTGGCCCGGTTCAAGGGGATCGGCTTGTGGCCGGTGGGCGAGGCCAAGCCGGACAGGCCGGCCGTCCAGACGGCGCTGACCGGCAAGCGGTTTCTTTTTACCGGCGCGCTGCCGGACCTGACCCGCGAGGCGGCCCAAAAGCTGGTGGAGGCGGCCGGCGGCGTCGTGGTCGGCTCGGTGTCCAAGAAACTCGACTATCTGGTGGCCGGGGCCGATCCCGGCTCCAAGCTGGCCAAAGCGCAAGCCCTGGGCATCACGATCCTGTCGCCCGAGGCCTTTGCCGCCCTGCTCGGCGGCCTGACCCGGGAGACCGCCACCCGCAAATCCCTCCTCGACGTCTAA
- a CDS encoding DUF3431 domain-containing protein produces MSAPDFEVVVARYREDVAWTAGLGLAVTIYDKSGVPGELSLPNIGRESHTYLSHIVGRYDSLAGHTAFVQAAPFEHMPPGATPESFADRVRQNARLGLHFSGFAAFKLKCDRLGRPHDLADPARHGHRPGFGRDIPVGEVYAKLFSGPVPEQFLVPAPAGMFFVSRQRILARPLAFYRRALDIVAADPDDAGNTGHAFERLWQVIFNGDAGLNRLEDCDR; encoded by the coding sequence TTGAGCGCGCCCGACTTCGAAGTCGTGGTGGCCCGCTATCGGGAAGACGTGGCCTGGACGGCCGGCCTGGGTCTGGCCGTGACGATCTACGACAAGTCCGGAGTGCCGGGCGAGCTGTCCCTGCCCAACATCGGCCGGGAGAGCCACACGTATCTCAGCCACATCGTCGGGCGCTATGACAGCCTGGCCGGCCATACGGCCTTTGTCCAGGCCGCGCCTTTCGAGCACATGCCGCCCGGCGCGACGCCCGAGAGCTTTGCCGACCGGGTGCGCCAAAACGCCCGCCTGGGCCTGCACTTTTCGGGATTTGCCGCCTTCAAGCTCAAGTGTGACCGGCTGGGCCGGCCCCACGATCTGGCCGATCCGGCCCGCCACGGCCATCGGCCAGGCTTCGGCCGGGACATCCCGGTGGGCGAGGTCTATGCCAAGCTGTTTTCCGGCCCGGTCCCGGAGCAATTTCTGGTTCCGGCCCCAGCCGGCATGTTTTTCGTGTCCCGGCAGCGCATTCTGGCCCGGCCGTTGGCCTTTTACCGCCGCGCCCTGGACATCGTCGCCGCCGACCCCGACGACGCCGGAAACACCGGCCATGCCTTCGAACGGCTGTGGCAGGTTATTTTCAACGGCGACGCCGGGCTTAACCGATTGGAAGATTGTGACCGATAA
- a CDS encoding potassium channel family protein, with amino-acid sequence MAVRKTLRLRSRVARLNNRLGHWGPLIGGFVALALVFVFGVVGYMRVEDWSLFDSLYQVVITLSTVGFQEVYPLSRNGRILTMVLIVSGVGAFAYLVGSFTQVLVEGRLQQYLGRRRMQKIIDGYRDHVIICGYGRIGSIVAREILAEDVPVVIVESNPEVIRLLDEHGVPYVAGDATADEVLLAAGLERAKTLVAALTQEAANVYVTLTARQLNPNIRIVARADAQGHTQRLQRAGADQVLVPHLYGGVRMAQSVLRPTVVNFLELTGRTGPAGLQMEELQVTDHSEVVGKNLIDSLIRQRFNLIIVAIKKAGGEMIFNPQPQAVLESGDTMILVGRSDGLDGLRAIL; translated from the coding sequence GTGGCCGTCCGCAAGACCTTGCGGCTGCGTAGCCGCGTTGCCCGCCTAAATAACCGCCTGGGGCATTGGGGACCGCTTATCGGCGGTTTCGTGGCCCTGGCCCTGGTCTTCGTCTTTGGCGTTGTCGGCTACATGCGGGTGGAGGACTGGAGCTTATTCGACAGCCTCTACCAAGTGGTCATCACCCTTTCCACGGTGGGTTTCCAGGAAGTCTATCCCCTGTCGCGAAACGGGCGCATCCTGACCATGGTGCTCATCGTCTCCGGCGTGGGCGCGTTCGCCTATCTGGTCGGCTCCTTCACCCAGGTGCTGGTGGAAGGCCGCTTGCAACAGTATCTCGGGAGACGGCGTATGCAGAAAATCATCGACGGCTACAGGGACCACGTCATCATCTGCGGTTACGGCCGCATCGGCTCCATCGTGGCCCGGGAGATCCTGGCCGAGGACGTGCCCGTGGTCATCGTGGAGAGCAATCCCGAGGTCATCCGGCTCCTCGACGAACACGGCGTGCCCTATGTGGCCGGCGACGCCACCGCCGACGAGGTGCTGCTGGCTGCCGGTCTGGAGCGGGCCAAGACCCTGGTGGCCGCCCTGACCCAGGAGGCGGCCAACGTGTACGTGACACTGACCGCCCGCCAGCTCAACCCGAATATCCGCATCGTGGCCCGGGCCGACGCCCAGGGCCATACCCAGCGCCTGCAACGGGCCGGGGCCGATCAGGTGCTGGTGCCCCACCTCTACGGCGGCGTGCGCATGGCCCAGTCCGTGCTGCGCCCGACCGTGGTCAACTTCCTGGAACTCACTGGCCGCACAGGCCCCGCCGGCCTGCAAATGGAAGAGCTGCAAGTCACCGACCATTCCGAGGTCGTGGGCAAAAATCTCATCGACTCCCTGATCCGCCAGCGCTTCAACCTCATCATCGTGGCCATCAAGAAGGCCGGCGGCGAGATGATCTTCAATCCCCAGCCTCAAGCCGTGCTGGAGTCCGGGGACACCATGATTCTGGTTGGCCGTAGCGACGGCCTGGACGGGCTGCGGGCCATCCTTTGA
- the uvrB gene encoding excinuclease ABC subunit UvrB yields MHFQLESEYLPRGDQPQAIDELARNLDQGVPSQTLLGATGTGKTFTMAQVVARLNRPALVMAPNKTLAAQLYSEFKGLFPHNAVEYFVSYYDYYQPEAYLPRTDTYIEKDSSINDDIDKLRHAATHSLLTRRDVLIVASVSCIYGLGSRDYYERMVLTLTVGEKIGMEKVLARLVEIQYERNDYDFHRGVFRVRGDVIEIIPAYARERALRLEFFDDELEAIQETDPLTGEVLGTMDKAIIFPASHYVSDRDNLNRAVSDIREELRLRLTELRGRNDLLAAQRLEMRTMQDLEMIEELGYCNGIENYSRHLDGRQAGDPPYTLLDYFPRDFILFVDESHITVPQIGGMYAGDRSRKQTLVDYGFRLPSALDNRPLNFEEFLGRIGQAVYVSATPGDWELTRSEGVVVEQIIRPTGLLDPVVEVRPTKGQMDDLMAECRTRMAAGERVLVTTLTKRMAEELNEYFNSMGVTSRYLHSDIDTLERVAIIKALRQGEFSVLVGINLLREGLDIPEVSLVAILDADKEGFLRSARSLIQTFGRAARNVGGRVILYADNMTRSMSTAMDETARRREKQEASNRETGQTPRSVVKAMDSVLDSLYAKGDAKTGSWSASGGGYATAGGGLGAGAAVHEEAEAYGGMSKKAMERKLKQVEREMREAAKALEFEKAAQFRDQAATLRQRLLEMG; encoded by the coding sequence ATGCATTTCCAGCTTGAATCCGAATACCTCCCGCGCGGCGACCAGCCCCAGGCCATCGACGAACTGGCCCGCAACCTTGACCAAGGCGTGCCGAGCCAGACGTTGCTTGGGGCCACCGGCACGGGCAAGACCTTCACCATGGCCCAGGTGGTGGCCAGGCTCAACCGCCCGGCCCTGGTCATGGCCCCCAACAAGACCCTGGCCGCCCAGCTCTACAGCGAATTCAAGGGGCTTTTTCCCCATAACGCCGTGGAATACTTCGTCAGCTACTACGACTATTACCAGCCCGAAGCCTATCTGCCGCGCACGGACACCTACATCGAGAAAGACTCGTCGATAAACGACGACATCGACAAGCTGCGCCACGCCGCCACCCATTCGCTGCTGACCCGCCGCGACGTGCTCATCGTCGCCTCCGTGTCCTGCATCTACGGCCTGGGTTCGCGCGACTACTACGAGCGCATGGTGTTGACCCTGACGGTGGGTGAAAAGATCGGCATGGAGAAGGTGCTGGCCCGGCTGGTGGAGATCCAGTACGAGCGCAACGACTACGATTTTCACCGGGGCGTGTTCCGGGTGCGCGGCGACGTCATCGAGATCATCCCGGCTTATGCCCGGGAACGGGCGTTGCGCCTGGAATTTTTCGACGACGAGTTGGAAGCCATCCAGGAGACCGATCCGCTCACCGGTGAAGTGCTCGGGACCATGGACAAGGCCATCATCTTCCCGGCCAGCCACTACGTGTCCGACCGCGACAACCTGAACCGCGCCGTGTCCGACATCCGCGAGGAACTGCGCCTGCGCCTGACCGAACTGCGCGGGCGAAACGACCTGCTCGCCGCCCAGCGACTGGAAATGCGCACCATGCAGGACCTCGAAATGATCGAGGAGCTGGGCTACTGCAACGGCATCGAAAACTATTCGCGCCACCTCGACGGCCGGCAGGCCGGCGATCCACCGTATACGCTGCTGGACTACTTCCCCAGGGATTTCATCCTCTTCGTGGACGAATCCCACATCACCGTGCCGCAAATCGGCGGCATGTACGCCGGCGACCGTTCGCGCAAGCAGACGCTGGTGGACTACGGCTTCCGCCTGCCCTCGGCTCTGGACAACCGGCCGCTCAATTTCGAGGAGTTCCTGGGCCGCATCGGCCAGGCCGTCTATGTCTCGGCCACGCCCGGCGATTGGGAGTTGACCCGCTCCGAAGGTGTTGTCGTGGAGCAGATCATCCGTCCCACGGGCCTGCTCGATCCGGTGGTGGAGGTGCGGCCCACCAAGGGGCAGATGGACGATCTCATGGCCGAATGCCGGACCCGCATGGCGGCTGGCGAGCGGGTGCTGGTCACCACCCTGACCAAGCGCATGGCCGAAGAGCTCAACGAATACTTTAACTCCATGGGCGTCACCTCGCGCTATCTCCACTCCGACATCGACACCCTGGAGCGGGTGGCCATCATCAAGGCCCTGCGCCAGGGCGAATTCTCGGTGCTTGTCGGCATCAACCTGCTGCGCGAGGGCCTGGACATCCCGGAAGTGTCCCTGGTCGCCATCCTCGACGCCGACAAGGAAGGCTTTTTGCGCTCCGCGCGGTCGCTCATCCAGACCTTTGGCCGGGCGGCCCGCAACGTCGGCGGCCGGGTCATCCTCTATGCCGACAACATGACCCGCTCCATGAGCACGGCCATGGACGAGACCGCCCGCCGCCGCGAGAAGCAGGAGGCCTCCAACCGCGAAACGGGGCAGACGCCCCGCAGCGTGGTCAAGGCCATGGACAGCGTGCTGGACTCCCTGTACGCCAAGGGCGACGCAAAAACCGGGTCCTGGAGTGCTTCCGGCGGCGGCTACGCCACGGCCGGCGGGGGGCTTGGGGCCGGCGCGGCCGTACATGAGGAAGCCGAGGCCTACGGCGGCATGTCGAAAAAAGCCATGGAACGAAAACTCAAGCAGGTGGAGCGCGAGATGCGCGAGGCGGCCAAGGCCCTGGAATTCGAAAAAGCGGCCCAGTTCCGCGACCAGGCCGCGACCCTGCGCCAGCGCCTGCTGGAAATGGGCTAG
- a CDS encoding LOG family protein — translation MQSVCVFCGSSSGADPIYVDVADRLGKLLAAEGITLVYGGACVGLMGAVADATLAAGGKAIGVLPDFLRRKELAYPRLTELFVVSSMHERKARMAELADGFIALPGGMGTLEEFCEIITWAQLGLHQKPCCLLNVQEYYEPLLRFVDRMAGEGFLKEQQKGLVLSAPTPEEALTAMRGFEPVIVPKWVDRKERA, via the coding sequence ATGCAAAGCGTATGCGTTTTTTGCGGTTCGTCGTCCGGGGCCGACCCCATCTATGTCGATGTCGCCGACCGTCTGGGCAAGCTCCTGGCGGCCGAGGGCATCACCCTGGTCTACGGCGGGGCCTGCGTGGGGCTTATGGGCGCGGTGGCCGACGCGACGCTCGCCGCCGGCGGCAAGGCCATTGGCGTGTTGCCGGATTTCCTGCGCCGCAAGGAGCTGGCCTATCCGCGCCTGACCGAACTGTTCGTGGTGTCGTCCATGCACGAGCGCAAGGCGCGCATGGCCGAGCTGGCCGACGGCTTCATCGCCCTGCCCGGCGGCATGGGCACCCTGGAAGAGTTCTGCGAGATCATCACCTGGGCCCAGCTCGGGCTGCACCAAAAGCCGTGCTGCCTGCTCAACGTCCAGGAGTACTACGAGCCGCTGCTGCGTTTCGTCGACCGCATGGCCGGCGAAGGCTTCCTCAAGGAGCAGCAAAAAGGGCTGGTGCTCTCGGCCCCCACGCCCGAAGAGGCGCTCACCGCCATGCGGGGGTTTGAGCCGGTGATCGTGCCCAAGTGGGTGGATCGGAAGGAACGGGCGTAG
- a CDS encoding type II toxin-antitoxin system HicB family antitoxin, with the protein MKPMTYKGYAARIEYSDEDDCFVGHIAGISAIVGFHGETVQQMRDGFREAVDDYLANCAKAGLEPKKPYSGKIMLRVSPELHAKAAMIAAAQGKSLNALASEALEQIASGL; encoded by the coding sequence ATGAAGCCCATGACCTACAAGGGCTACGCCGCGCGCATTGAATACAGCGACGAGGACGACTGCTTTGTCGGACACATCGCCGGCATCAGCGCCATCGTCGGGTTTCACGGCGAAACCGTGCAGCAGATGCGCGACGGCTTCCGCGAAGCCGTGGATGACTATCTTGCGAACTGCGCCAAGGCCGGGCTTGAGCCGAAAAAGCCCTACTCAGGCAAGATCATGCTGCGAGTCTCGCCGGAGTTGCACGCCAAAGCGGCCATGATCGCTGCCGCCCAAGGCAAAAGCCTCAACGCCCTGGCCAGCGAAGCTCTTGAGCAGATCGCTTCCGGTTTATAA
- the aat gene encoding leucyl/phenylalanyl-tRNA--protein transferase, translating to MPVFALIDEPVFPSPHLAEPGGLLAVGGDLSVSRLLAAYRRGIFPWYDDESPILWWSPDPRPILVPGHVRVSKRLERTIRSGKFTVTLDTDFAGVIRGCAAVPRDADNGTWIVPDMIEGYERLHAAGHAHSVEAWQNGEFVGGAYGVAIGKAFFGESMFHRVTDASKVAFVTLCRFLDRHEFRFIDCQQATGHLLRFGAVQVRRNEFLRRLEAAREEEGMVGKWELPGATRCASPQPTSESSPSAKQ from the coding sequence ATGCCTGTTTTTGCCCTCATCGACGAACCGGTGTTCCCCAGCCCCCACTTGGCCGAACCGGGCGGGCTTTTGGCCGTCGGCGGCGACCTGAGCGTGTCGCGGCTGCTGGCCGCCTACCGGCGCGGCATCTTCCCCTGGTACGACGACGAAAGCCCCATCCTGTGGTGGTCGCCGGACCCGCGCCCCATCCTCGTGCCCGGCCATGTGCGGGTGTCCAAACGCCTGGAGCGCACCATCCGTTCGGGCAAGTTCACCGTCACCCTGGACACGGATTTCGCCGGCGTCATTCGCGGCTGTGCCGCCGTCCCCCGCGACGCCGACAACGGCACCTGGATCGTGCCGGACATGATCGAAGGCTACGAACGCCTCCACGCCGCCGGCCACGCCCACAGCGTGGAAGCCTGGCAAAACGGCGAATTCGTGGGCGGGGCTTACGGCGTGGCCATCGGCAAGGCCTTTTTCGGCGAATCCATGTTTCACCGTGTCACCGACGCCTCGAAAGTGGCCTTCGTGACGCTGTGCCGCTTCCTGGATCGCCACGAATTCCGCTTCATCGACTGCCAGCAAGCCACCGGCCATCTGCTGCGCTTCGGCGCGGTGCAAGTACGCAGGAACGAGTTTTTGCGGCGGCTGGAAGCCGCCCGGGAAGAGGAGGGTATGGTGGGGAAGTGGGAGTTGCCTGGGGCGACTAGGTGTGCGTCTCCCCAACCAACTTCCGAATCTTCCCCTTCTGCAAAGCAATAA
- the clpA gene encoding ATP-dependent Clp protease ATP-binding subunit ClpA: MLSKKLEQVLTSAVKEVKRRHHEYLTLEHLLYAMLLEETGRNILVHCGANVVRLKHQLERFFTDHMETLPQETNAEVVQTLGVQRVLQRAIMQMQSSGKTQVEVGDVLAATFDEEDSYAVYYLKSHGISRLDVLEYISHGGGKEAAPEGAGSGEERDGKAGGSALEQYTVDLVAKARKGEIDPLIGRDNELTRTIHVLLRRRKNNPIFVGDPGVGKTALAEGLALRIVGGDVPEGFQDTLIYALDMGALLAGTKYRGDFEQRLKSVLAELEQKPGAILFVDEIHTIVGAGATSGGTLDASNILKPVLGSGKLRCIGSTTYEEYKNHFEKDRALSRRFQKIDVGEPTVEEAVEILKGLRTYYEAHHGVRYTPAAIRSAVELSSRHINDRFLPDKAIDVIDEAGAVRKLAGTTAKGAIGVAEVERVVAAMAKIPAARVTSSDKVRLENLEGELKNLVFGQNDAVDAIAKAILRSRAGLANAGKPTGSFLLAGPTGVGKTELAKQLAAVLGVHFLRFDMSEYMEKHAVARLIGAPPGYVGFEQGGMLTDAIRKHPYAVLLLDEIEKAHPDMFNILLQVMDYATLTDNNGRKADFGHVILLMTTNAGAREMSSKNIGFGGSKASDAADKGKKAIERLFSPEFRNRLDGIIGFKSLTPDVMDRIVSKYIRELNTQMAEKRVFVRLTPLAVAKLAEKGFDADYGARPLARVIQVEIKDTLAQEMLFGKLQKGGEATIDAAPEGAPELFSFTFTSRAPKKPIAEAADAE, translated from the coding sequence ATGCTCAGCAAAAAGCTCGAACAGGTGTTGACCAGCGCCGTCAAAGAGGTCAAGCGTCGCCACCATGAATACCTCACCCTGGAGCATTTGCTCTATGCCATGCTCCTGGAAGAGACCGGCCGGAACATCCTGGTCCATTGCGGCGCCAACGTCGTCCGTCTCAAGCACCAGCTTGAACGTTTTTTCACCGATCACATGGAAACCCTGCCCCAGGAGACCAACGCCGAGGTAGTGCAGACCCTTGGCGTCCAGCGTGTCCTGCAGCGGGCCATCATGCAGATGCAGTCCTCGGGCAAGACGCAAGTCGAAGTCGGCGACGTCCTGGCCGCCACCTTTGACGAGGAAGACTCCTATGCCGTGTACTACTTGAAGTCCCACGGCATCTCGCGGCTCGACGTGCTGGAGTACATCTCCCACGGCGGCGGCAAGGAGGCGGCTCCCGAAGGCGCCGGCTCGGGCGAGGAGCGCGACGGCAAGGCCGGCGGCTCGGCCCTGGAGCAGTACACCGTCGATCTCGTGGCCAAGGCCCGCAAGGGCGAGATCGATCCGCTCATCGGCCGCGACAACGAGCTGACCCGCACCATCCACGTGCTGCTGCGCCGGCGCAAGAACAACCCCATCTTCGTGGGCGATCCCGGCGTGGGAAAGACCGCCCTGGCCGAGGGCCTGGCCCTGCGCATCGTGGGGGGCGACGTGCCCGAAGGCTTCCAGGACACGCTCATCTACGCCCTGGACATGGGCGCGCTCCTGGCCGGCACCAAGTACCGGGGCGATTTCGAACAGCGCCTCAAGAGCGTCCTGGCCGAGTTGGAGCAAAAGCCCGGGGCCATCCTGTTCGTGGACGAGATCCACACCATCGTCGGCGCGGGAGCCACCAGCGGCGGCACCTTGGACGCGTCCAACATCCTGAAGCCCGTCCTGGGGTCCGGGAAGCTGCGTTGCATCGGCTCCACCACCTATGAGGAATACAAGAACCATTTCGAAAAGGACCGGGCCCTGTCCCGCCGGTTCCAGAAGATCGACGTGGGCGAACCCACCGTGGAAGAAGCCGTCGAAATCCTGAAGGGACTTCGCACCTACTACGAAGCCCATCACGGCGTGCGCTATACCCCGGCGGCCATCCGCTCGGCCGTGGAACTGTCCTCGCGCCACATCAACGACCGCTTTCTGCCGGACAAGGCCATTGACGTCATCGACGAAGCCGGAGCCGTGCGCAAGCTGGCCGGCACCACCGCCAAGGGAGCCATCGGCGTGGCCGAGGTGGAGCGCGTCGTGGCCGCCATGGCCAAGATTCCGGCCGCCCGGGTCACGTCCTCGGACAAGGTGCGCCTGGAAAACCTCGAAGGCGAACTCAAAAACCTGGTCTTCGGCCAAAACGACGCCGTGGACGCCATCGCCAAGGCCATTCTGCGCTCGCGGGCGGGCCTGGCCAACGCCGGCAAGCCCACCGGCTCGTTCCTGCTGGCCGGTCCCACCGGCGTGGGCAAGACCGAGCTGGCCAAGCAGCTGGCCGCCGTGCTCGGCGTCCATTTCCTGCGCTTCGACATGAGCGAATACATGGAAAAGCACGCCGTGGCCCGGCTCATCGGCGCGCCTCCGGGCTACGTCGGCTTCGAGCAGGGTGGGATGCTCACCGACGCCATCCGCAAGCACCCCTACGCCGTGCTGCTCCTCGACGAAATCGAGAAAGCGCACCCCGACATGTTCAACATCCTGCTCCAGGTCATGGACTACGCCACGCTTACCGACAACAACGGCCGCAAGGCGGACTTCGGCCACGTGATCCTGCTCATGACCACCAACGCCGGAGCGCGCGAGATGTCGTCGAAAAACATCGGCTTCGGCGGTTCCAAGGCCAGCGACGCGGCGGACAAGGGCAAAAAGGCCATCGAACGGCTGTTCAGCCCCGAATTCCGCAACCGCCTCGACGGCATCATCGGCTTCAAGTCCCTGACCCCCGACGTCATGGACCGCATCGTGAGCAAGTACATCCGCGAACTGAACACGCAGATGGCCGAAAAGCGCGTGTTCGTGCGCCTGACCCCCCTGGCCGTGGCCAAGCTGGCCGAAAAGGGCTTCGACGCCGACTACGGCGCGCGGCCCCTGGCCCGGGTCATCCAGGTCGAGATCAAGGATACCCTGGCCCAGGAAATGCTCTTCGGCAAACTGCAAAAGGGCGGCGAGGCCACCATCGACGCCGCCCCCGAAGGCGCGCCGGAACTGTTCAGCTTCACCTTCACCAGCCGCGCCCCGAAAAAGCCCATCGCCGAAGCGGCGGATGCGGAATAG
- the clpS gene encoding ATP-dependent Clp protease adapter ClpS has protein sequence MEDEQSGVGLSVEDEVREPRQFKVMLHNDDYTTMEFVVLVLVSVFRKNENEATQIMLNVHNNGVGVCGIYTAEVAELKVSLVHRLAKENGYPLRCSMEEV, from the coding sequence ATGGAAGACGAACAGTCCGGCGTTGGCCTCAGCGTCGAGGACGAGGTCCGCGAACCCAGGCAGTTCAAAGTCATGCTGCACAACGACGATTACACCACCATGGAGTTCGTGGTGCTGGTGCTCGTCAGCGTGTTTCGCAAGAACGAAAACGAAGCCACGCAGATCATGCTCAATGTCCACAACAATGGCGTAGGGGTGTGCGGCATCTATACGGCCGAGGTGGCCGAACTCAAGGTTTCTTTGGTCCACCGGTTGGCCAAGGAGAACGGCTACCCCCTGCGTTGCAGCATGGAAGAGGTCTGA